AAGTGATGCCACTCAGAAAGGTTCAAAGTGTTAATAATAATTGTGAGTCTCCCTTTGTGGAATTTCATTTGAAATCAGTTTGAATACTAGAATCATAGACatatagggctagaagggaccttgagaaatcATGAAGTCCAaacccctgcactgtggcaggaccaagtaaacctagacctagaccattcctgatgagtgtttgtccaacctgttcttaaaaacctccagtgacagcattctacaacctcccttggaagcctattcggGAGCATAACTAcccttgtagttagaaagtttttcctaatatctaaacttAATCTCCTTTGCTACAAATTAAGTCCATTACCTCTTGTCCTCTCTTCAGCGGCTATGGAAAACAATAAAACACAGTCCTCTTGATAAGAGCcaataacatatttgaagacttttattaggtcccacctcagtcttcttttctcaacatGCCCAATTTCTCtaacctttcctcagagatcaggttttctaaacctttgatcatatttgtttctctcctctggactctgtccaaCTTCTCCACATGTCTCTTAAAGGGTGAGGCCCAGaattggatgcaatactccagctgagatctcaccagtaccaagcagagcaggacagttacctcccatgcCTTAgatacaacacttctgctaatacacccTGTAATGATattagtgtttgtttttttccagaaagGGATCAGATTGTTGacttgtattcaatttgtgatccacaatAACCatcaaatccttttcagcagtattaccatctagccagttattGCCATTTTGCAGTTGGGCCAGGGATGGCACCCCAGTCCAGGGAAGTGAGCTGCAGCCTGATCAAGAATTGAAAAAAGCttcaaaatacattttgtatAATTTGTATTGATAATATATACGGATTTAAGGATAATTTgtgattttatttaaatgtaacaACTCACTCTCTCCAAAAGAAAAGTGCAGTGCCAGCAAGTTTGAATAATGTAATGCAGAATGAGGCTTTTGCTATAGCTAATAGTGCTTCAATAAGTTGCCTTGTTAACATGGTATTTTACATCCCTACTTATGTAAGGGCCTTGATGTGGTAACCACTGCTTGATGAGGCCATGGCAGGATTGTAGCAATTAAACCCAAGCTACACAGAGGTTGCAGGGAGTGGGAATGGAGCATGTAGCCTGTGCCTCTCCAGCCTTCTACCCGGTGAGGCAGGCCCCATGCTTGTGCATGAGCGGCTGCCCAGCTCCAAGCCTGCCTGATGCAAggctcccagccccaacccagatagcagtgacagtggtggctccagctccagggtctgacTGCTGCTTCTTCTTTACTAAAAATAAGGCAAGTTTTTTAACAGCAGTTAAATAATACATTGTGCAGGAGCAGAAATAACTATTTTGTGATTTGTTCCTCACCTGTCCAAAAAGTCACCCTGAGtggtgtatttgatttttccttcttaaaggaggtactttgcatttgtctttattgaatttaattttgttgatttcagaccaattctacaACTTTTCAAGGTCCTttagaattctaatcctgtccttcaaagtgcttgcaatccctcccagctcgGTGTCATCCATAATTTTAAGGaagttaaaagtatttttaaggaAGTTAAGTTTCAGCTGACATCAGAGCTCCAAAAACAGGAACACTGACAGCAGCAACAATATTCCACAGCACTAACAACACTGGGTAGGACAAATTGGCTCAGAAAGCAATTTGCCAGACTTACTATAGagactattttattttactgtttgtTTAATGCCGACAACTGTGCTATATGAAGTACAAGATAACCTCTCCCCCACAGATTTTACAGTTGAAGAAACAATGACCAGAGCTTTAGATGTTCTGGGAAGCCTCAACTCACATTAATATCGAGGTGAACTTTGGCTGCTTTGCACCTCTGAGTTTTCGGATTAGGtactatttgaaaaaaaatagacTAAAATGCACATTAAATATTCACTATGTATGTTCTTGCTTTCCGTATTAGTATGTTACCTAAATAGATTTACGTTTTATAAAAAAGTTTATTAATTCAGGATATCTAAAAAGAAAGCAATATCATAGCCATTCTGTAAAGGAGATAGAACCACCCACCATAGAACAGATTTTCCAAGCGGTTTTACAAGGACGAAGACCGCGTTCAGACGCATAGTGGCGCTGTTGGCTAAGAAGGGGAAAGATTACAACCGGCGATTCTGGCGTCACAAGGCTAGAACACAACAAGACCAGAATGCAGGATCTGAGATAGAGGTGCTTTGTCTGGTGTCgcagagaaaaacaaaattataaaggCTTTGGATTAACTGAATCCGTAGAAAGGAAATATACAGGCTAAAGTAAATCTTTTGGAAATCAGAATTCTGCAATGAATTTCCACTAGTGTCATTATTTCTCGATCGATGTCTGTGTGTTCTTTCCTATTAAGAATGGCGGATAAGAAGAGGAGAACAACAATCAAAAGGCAAGTCGCTTCTCTCGTTCTATTTCTTTGCATGTGGGCCCTCGGTTGCGAGACGGTTCACTACGCTGTGCTGGAAGAAATGGAGAGCGGGTCCTTTGTGGCTAATGTAGCAAAGGATCTAGGGCTAGACCCGAAGGGACTGTCTGCTCGCAGGGCCCGTGTGGTTTCCGAAGGCAGCCGCCAGCATTTCCAGCTAAATAGCAACACCGGGAACTTGTTTATTACAGAGAAACTGGACAGAGAGGAACTGTGTGCGCAAACTGACCCCTGCATTTTGTATTTTGAAATAATCCTGGAAAATCCCTTGCAGTCCTATCGGGCTGAGGTAAGGGTTTATGATGTAAATGATCATTCTCCGGAGTTCTCAGATAATGAGCTGCTTCTGAAGATGCCCGAAAGTACTCCGCCTGGGTCCCGATTCCCCCTGGCAAGCGCCCAGGATTTAGATGTCGGTAACAACAGCTTGCAGAGCTACGCCATCAGTTCAACAGACCATTTCCGCGTATACACTCGCCATCGCAGCGACGGCAGGAAGTAcgcggagctggtgttggagacacCTTTGGATCGAGAGGAGCAGGCAGAAGTTAGCTTCATGCTGACTGCGACAGACGGAGGCTCCCCAGCGCTGTCCGGTGCAGCGGAGGTACGAATAACTGTTCTGGATATCAATGATAATGTTCCCGAGTTTTCCAAAACTCTTTATAGAGCACAGGTTTTGGAAAATGCCGAACAAGATTATGTGGTTCTGACAGTTTCCGCAACTGATTTAGACGAAGGAATTAATGGCGCAATATCATATTCATTTAGCCAAAAATCCAAAAAGAATGTCAGCGCATTCAGTATAAACCCGGTAACTGGGGAGATTCGACTTTTGGGACCACTAGATTTTGAGGAAACAGAAACCTTTGAAATAGACGTTCAAGCTACAGATGGCGGGGGACTGTCAGCGCACAGCGAAGTCCTGGTGGAGGTGGTGGATGTCAATGACAAtgccccagaggtgaaagtaacctCTCTTGTTAGTCTGATACCGGAAGATTCCGCTCCTGAGACCGTGGTGGCCCTCTTCAATGTCAGAGACCGGGATTCTGGGGACAACGGGAGAACAGTCTGTTCCATAGAAGACGATCTGCCGTTTTCTGCAAAACCAACTTCAAAAAATTCCTACTCTTTAGTGACCGAAAATGCATTTGACCGAGAAAAAGTATCGGAGTATAACATAACCATCACAGCCAGGGATTTGGGGACTCCCACTCTTTCTACCGAAGAGAGAATCATCGTGAAAATATCCGACATTAATGACAATTCTCCAGAGTTCGATCAAACATCATACACTATGTATGTCCGAGAAAATAATGGTCCGGCTGTATTGATAGGGAAAGTCAATGCTTTTGATTCAGACTCAGAGCAGAATGCCAAAGTGACATACTCTGTATGGCCCGCTGAAGTAGGCGGCCTTCCTCTGCTCTCCTATATCTCCATAAACTCGGAAAATGGGAATGTGTACGCTCTGCAATCCATGGATTATGAACAGATAAGAGAGTTCCAGgtcacagtgagagctgcagatggCGGGTCCCCACCACTAAGCTCTGAAGTCATTGTCCGGGTTGTGATAATTGATGAAAATGACAACGCCCCCTTCATTTTATACCCTCTGCAGAACAGCAGCGCCCCAGCTAATGACCTGGTTCCCAGATCGGCGAAGGCGGGTTACCTGGTGGCAAAGGTGGTGGCTGTGGATGGAGATTCCGGTCAGAATTCTTGGCTTTCCTATCACTTGATGAAGGCCACTGACACAGGTCTATTTACTATCGCTTCCCAAAATGGTGAAATAAGAACCACGAGGCTAATGACAGATCGAGATACGATGAAGCAGAAACTCATTGTGGTTGTTAGAGACAGCGGAGAATTGCCCCTTTCGTCATCTGCAACTTTAAACATAGCTCTAGTGGATGGGTTTTCAGACTTATACATGCGGTTTACAGATGCCGctgtggaagaggaagagaacGGCACATTAACGATGTACTTAATAATTTCCTTGTGCTTAGtatcatttgttttttttatttcaataatAGTATTTATAACTATCAAGCTTTATAGAAGACGACATTATGGAGAAAGATTCATGTCTGCTTCTGGTAATTTTTATGGTAATAGCAACTTCCAAAATAATTTGATAGATGTAAAGGGTCACGGAACTCTGTCTCACAGTTATCGTTATGAAGTCTGTTTAACAACTGGATCAGGAAACAGCGAATTCAAATTCCTCAGACCCATTATTCCCTCTCTTCCACCTCAGCATGGCATTGCTGGAATGGACTCTGGAAAAGAACAGGATCTTCTTACTAACTTCCAGCTGAACACGGACGCAGAATCAGCGAACGAGGTTAGATTGATCTTCTatagtatttttatttcattttcgttaattatttatttaaagtgtaTTAATCATTAAAAGATAATTTAGaagtttttattttcaaaattattcAGAGAGctattcctttccttctctaatGTACATATAAATATTGCCTTTACAATTTGAAGTTAGCATTTGTCTGTGTACATTTAATGTTTTGTAGTTTATGTATTTTGGTTCAGAAATATTTGGGTTATTAGGTATCTTCAGCAATGAACAGATGTGAAAAAAGTTGGAAAATATTAAAATACTAATGATGTATTGTGTATGCATGTTATAAGGACATTATTACTCTACCTTTTTTGGAAATACTCTTGAATGTCATAGTAGGTGTACTGATTTGCACTTTTGTTAAGGAGAGCTGGTGTTATTAAAAATCAGACTTTGCCATAAGTGTGGGTTAACGGGGAATTGGAGATGATAAATTAGTGGATTTAGCCGGTTACACACTGTTATGTTGACTCACTGTTACCCAGTTAAGTTAATTGAGGCTCTAGGTATGCTCCCTATGGGGCCTCATAATCCCACTGCGAAGTGTAGCCCCACCCACTTGTATTGGCCCtatccctcctccagctgggatgAGCTCTTCTTTTAGCCTAGCTGCTCTCTCGGACATTATACTATTGTTTACGGAATTTCACTTGCCTCCATAACAGCtggatacattttaaataatgttttagaATCCATACAAATGGCAACGTCCCCTTCATTTTATACCTTCTTCAAAACAGCACCTCCCTTGCTAACGAACTGGTTCACAGAACAGCAGATTCGGGTTACCTTGCGATGTTAGTAGTGGAAATTCTGGTCAGAAATCTGAGCTTTCCTGCCAAACGCTGAAGGCCACTGAACCAGGTCAATGTGGAACTCTATAATGGGTAAATAAGAACCGTTAGGTAATAACAGATCCGAACAGTATAGCGCAAAGACTGGTTATTATGGGTATGGGTGCATTATCCCCAATACATTATTCTCCGTTCCTAAATCATCATTTCAATATTGATACGCAAGTTTGGAAtaacccagattttcaaaagttctcttTGCGAAATGAATTATTATCGATGTCCAGGTGAACTATTAGCTTATATAATTCTGTTTTTGCTGTTCTCGTTTTATCGAGAAAACATGTTCTTCATGATTTTCCAGTGTTTATGTTACACTTGACGTCCGTTTTATTATGTCCTGCCAATCGATTCTATTTGTGTACTTTCCCTATATGTGACTATATAATATTTAATACATTGCTTATAGAAGCGTGTGTATATGTTTAATAGATATAGGTAAGCTATTTTGATAGACTTGTTTTCAAATTTTAGATATTTGGTTTATGTAACTCTTTTTGTCATGAAATTGTAAACATTTTTACTCTATGATTAAGCTATTttgccatttattattttaatttaatccaGGAATTAATTTAATTCAGTTGTTAAAATGCCACTTTCTGGTTGTCTGGAGAGACGAAAAAGCATTGCTCAATTTTCTTATTAGATTCAGAAGGACGTGAGGAGACATAAAGCTTGGCTTTATCCATGTATTGGAAGCATTTCAGCCTATGAACTCTCTGGACCTGTTTAAAGAGATTTCATATATAGATTGAAAAGGGAAAGAGACAgactgctttttatttatttactcttGTGTTGACTATCTGTTGAGGCTTTTCaaacacttaaaaagacaatccctgttATGAGGAACCCACAATCTAAGGGATCCCCTTGAAGTCTTGTAAGGAGACCTTTGAGGGAGGAGAAGTAGTTGCCTTTCATGGCTCTCTGGACTCTATAGAATGGGAACcgtagaattatagaatatcagggttggaagggacctcaggaggtcatctagtccaatccctggctcaaagcaggactgccagggctttgtcaagcctgaccttaaaaacctctatggaagatgattccaccacctccctaggtaacccgttccagtgcttctccaccctcttagtgaaaaagtttttttttatatccaacctaaaccttcctcactgcaacttgagaccattactccttgttctgtcatctgccaccactgagaacagtctagatccatcctc
The DNA window shown above is from Gopherus flavomarginatus isolate rGopFla2 chromosome 7, rGopFla2.mat.asm, whole genome shotgun sequence and carries:
- the LOC127055776 gene encoding protocadherin beta-1-like, yielding MSVCSFLLRMADKKRRTTIKRQVASLVLFLCMWALGCETVHYAVLEEMESGSFVANVAKDLGLDPKGLSARRARVVSEGSRQHFQLNSNTGNLFITEKLDREELCAQTDPCILYFEIILENPLQSYRAEVRVYDVNDHSPEFSDNELLLKMPESTPPGSRFPLASAQDLDVGNNSLQSYAISSTDHFRVYTRHRSDGRKYAELVLETPLDREEQAEVSFMLTATDGGSPALSGAAEVRITVLDINDNVPEFSKTLYRAQVLENAEQDYVVLTVSATDLDEGINGAISYSFSQKSKKNVSAFSINPVTGEIRLLGPLDFEETETFEIDVQATDGGGLSAHSEVLVEVVDVNDNAPEVKVTSLVSLIPEDSAPETVVALFNVRDRDSGDNGRTVCSIEDDLPFSAKPTSKNSYSLVTENAFDREKVSEYNITITARDLGTPTLSTEERIIVKISDINDNSPEFDQTSYTMYVRENNGPAVLIGKVNAFDSDSEQNAKVTYSVWPAEVGGLPLLSYISINSENGNVYALQSMDYEQIREFQVTVRAADGGSPPLSSEVIVRVVIIDENDNAPFILYPLQNSSAPANDLVPRSAKAGYLVAKVVAVDGDSGQNSWLSYHLMKATDTGLFTIASQNGEIRTTRLMTDRDTMKQKLIVVVRDSGELPLSSSATLNIALVDGFSDLYMRFTDAAVEEEENGTLTMYLIISLCLVSFVFFISIIVFITIKLYRRRHYGERFMSASGNFYGNSNFQNNLIDVKGHGTLSHSYRYEVCLTTGSGNSEFKFLRPIIPSLPPQHGIAGMDSGKEQDLLTNFQLNTDAESANEVRLIFYSIFISFSLIIYLKCINH